The Candidatus Thermodiscus eudorianus genome has a segment encoding these proteins:
- a CDS encoding McrC family protein, with product MRKERFRRALAEEPSECWVEDHVIALQEGKPCELPEGAKYDSLCTLVSKASPALSNLSIRLSQSLSLIDRDEPIRAQVSCDEEKRLISFQSQGVASPTGLFTFNPDSSNVFTIAVYPKIFEYKPLRGLGALVYMIERVIASRTNIREVYLTELLAGSSNLLDVWMRIIYILYIKLLKQELLKGAYYEYTRVIRNGPKVSGKILISRQFRRPILGKPSIIQESHPYTIDNTLNRVLKYAATIAYDNLIQPGGIAREAREVLSLLSEVELDPSSVWRRVEFNRLNTRFENIYYVALLIILAHGIPGERTLNGLLIDMNKLFELYIYSILKEGLRNWQAEYQTGLDFARIYRGIDRWTSKSIEQHPDILLRSRLNDQCIVLDTKYSQLGSIEDIRTDDLRQIFTYHTLLENLGKRGCIKKNVYSALLYLAKDVAEDSYVRNIYGTYNAVARQNCFKIILLSPEFILKAAEKIPLHANIEKKIVEGIVDLTGCVGL from the coding sequence TTGAGAAAAGAGAGGTTTAGAAGAGCTTTGGCAGAGGAACCATCTGAATGCTGGGTTGAGGACCACGTTATTGCATTGCAAGAAGGGAAGCCATGTGAACTCCCCGAGGGGGCTAAGTACGATTCGCTATGTACTCTCGTCTCTAAGGCTAGCCCCGCGCTGTCAAATTTGTCTATAAGACTCTCACAGAGCCTCAGCCTGATAGACCGGGATGAGCCCATACGGGCTCAAGTATCATGCGACGAAGAAAAACGTCTTATCTCCTTCCAGTCACAGGGTGTTGCCTCTCCTACAGGGTTATTTACATTCAACCCTGACAGTTCCAATGTGTTTACGATTGCGGTTTATCCCAAGATTTTCGAGTATAAACCTCTTAGGGGGCTAGGGGCACTCGTATACATGATTGAGAGGGTCATTGCATCGCGCACCAATATACGAGAAGTTTATCTTACCGAGTTGCTTGCAGGTAGTAGTAACCTTCTAGATGTTTGGATGAGGATAATCTACATCCTGTACATCAAGTTGCTTAAACAGGAACTGTTGAAGGGTGCGTATTACGAGTACACCCGCGTAATCCGGAACGGTCCAAAAGTGTCAGGAAAAATCCTTATTTCACGCCAGTTTAGGAGGCCAATACTCGGAAAGCCAAGCATAATCCAGGAGAGCCACCCTTATACTATCGACAATACGTTAAACAGAGTGCTGAAATACGCCGCGACAATTGCATACGATAACCTAATCCAGCCTGGAGGCATCGCTAGAGAAGCGCGAGAGGTATTATCACTATTATCTGAAGTCGAGCTAGATCCTAGTAGTGTGTGGAGAAGAGTCGAGTTCAACAGGCTAAACACTAGATTCGAGAACATCTACTATGTTGCTCTCCTCATTATTCTGGCCCACGGCATTCCTGGAGAGAGAACGCTGAACGGCCTCCTTATTGACATGAACAAGCTATTCGAACTCTATATCTACTCGATACTAAAGGAAGGACTTAGAAACTGGCAAGCCGAGTACCAGACGGGCCTAGATTTCGCCAGGATTTATAGAGGAATAGACAGGTGGACGTCTAAAAGTATAGAACAACACCCGGACATCCTGCTTCGATCTCGGCTAAACGATCAATGCATAGTTTTAGATACTAAATATTCACAACTAGGTAGCATAGAGGACATAAGGACAGATGACCTTAGGCAGATATTTACTTATCACACTCTCTTAGAAAATCTTGGCAAAAGAGGCTGTATTAAAAAGAATGTATACTCGGCTCTTCTATATCTAGCGAAGGACGTTGCAGAAGACAGCTATGTAAGGAACATATACGGAACCTACAATGCTGTGGCACGACAGAACTGCTTTAAAATAATTCTCTTATCTCCTGAATTCATTCTCAAAGCGGCCGAGAAAATACCTCTCCACGCTAATATTGAGAAGAAAATTGTCGAAGGAATAGTTGACCTTACGGGATGTGTAGGGCTTTGA